A region from the Pontixanthobacter aestiaquae genome encodes:
- a CDS encoding UDP-glucose dehydrogenase family protein gives MKIAMVGSGYVGLVSGACFADFGHDVVCIDKDQTKIDRLHEGVMPIYEPGLAELVGANVKAGRLSFTTDLAEGIDGASAIFIAVGTPSRRGDGHADLSFVYAVAEEVGANLANDAVVVTKSTVPVGTGDEVERILGDSGTSHQVAVVSNPEFLREGAAIGDFKRPDRIVIGAESEFGREIMREVYRPLFLNESPILFTSRRSAELIKYAANAFLATKITFINEMADLCEKVGANVQDVSRGIGSDGRIGPKFLNAGPGYGGSCFPKDTLALLKTAEDYESPVRIVEAVVKTNETRKRAMGRKVVDALGGPDEARGKSVALLGLTFKPNTDDMRDSPAIAIAQTLHDAGVSVAAYDPEGMEVAAPLMPEVAMKESPYAAIEGADAIAIVTEWDAFRALDLGRVKELANAPVLIDLRNIYQPDDVRAAGFEYSSIGRA, from the coding sequence ATGAAAATCGCAATGGTCGGATCGGGCTATGTCGGCCTCGTCTCGGGCGCATGTTTCGCCGATTTCGGGCATGACGTGGTCTGCATCGACAAGGATCAGACGAAGATCGACCGCCTGCACGAAGGCGTGATGCCCATTTACGAGCCGGGTCTAGCCGAACTCGTTGGCGCAAATGTCAAAGCGGGCCGACTGTCTTTCACCACCGATCTGGCCGAAGGGATTGATGGCGCTTCAGCGATTTTCATTGCGGTCGGCACGCCGAGCCGCCGGGGCGATGGCCATGCCGATCTCTCCTTCGTCTATGCCGTTGCGGAGGAAGTCGGCGCAAACCTGGCAAATGATGCGGTTGTTGTGACCAAATCCACTGTGCCTGTAGGGACTGGAGACGAAGTCGAGCGGATCCTCGGCGACAGCGGCACATCGCATCAGGTCGCAGTCGTCTCCAATCCGGAGTTCCTGCGAGAAGGCGCGGCTATTGGCGATTTTAAACGCCCCGACCGGATAGTGATCGGTGCCGAAAGCGAGTTTGGCCGCGAGATTATGCGCGAAGTCTATCGCCCGCTCTTCCTTAACGAATCGCCGATCCTGTTCACTAGCCGCCGCAGCGCCGAGCTAATCAAATACGCCGCCAATGCATTCCTCGCGACCAAAATCACTTTCATCAATGAAATGGCTGATCTGTGCGAGAAAGTGGGTGCAAACGTGCAGGATGTCAGCCGCGGAATCGGCAGCGATGGGCGGATTGGGCCGAAATTCCTCAACGCTGGCCCGGGCTATGGCGGATCATGCTTCCCCAAAGATACGCTGGCGCTTCTCAAAACCGCAGAGGATTACGAAAGCCCCGTTCGCATCGTCGAAGCTGTGGTCAAAACCAATGAGACACGCAAACGCGCCATGGGCCGCAAGGTCGTTGATGCGCTGGGCGGTCCGGATGAAGCTCGCGGCAAGAGTGTCGCGCTGCTTGGCCTGACATTCAAACCGAATACAGACGATATGCGCGACAGCCCCGCGATTGCCATTGCCCAGACACTGCATGATGCAGGCGTGAGCGTAGCTGCCTATGATCCGGAAGGGATGGAAGTGGCGGCCCCGCTAATGCCTGAAGTCGCAATGAAGGAGAGCCCCTATGCCGCTATCGAAGGTGCGGATGCGATTGCCATTGTGACCGAATGGGACGCTTTCCGTGCACTCGACCTTGGCCGTGTAAAAGAACTCGCCAACGCACCAGTCCTGATTGACCTGCGCAATATCTATCAGCCGGATGATGTTCGCGCAGCGGGCTTTGAATATTCCAGTATCGGCCGGGCTTAG
- a CDS encoding metallophosphoesterase has protein sequence MLKPILKIFNGKAKKKRARVPDGERLYVIGDIHGRLDLFEALVRAIEEDDKQSGAANTTIILLGDLVDRGPQSAGVIQLAQLWEEYRDIRYLFGNHEEMFLDSFDDLEVMRHFLKHGGRETILSYGVSEKEFNNSSTEELQKLIKKKVPKSDRKFLKRFEDMIIIGDYVFVHAGINPNRSLDEQKPRELRWIRDKFLDHKDRHSHIVVHGHTITEEIEERKNRIGIDTGAYKFGTLTALVLEGDTRRYMQAVAKKKKGGAKIVHLQAQDEGRT, from the coding sequence ATGTTAAAACCGATCCTCAAAATCTTTAACGGCAAGGCCAAAAAGAAGCGCGCCCGCGTGCCCGATGGTGAACGACTCTATGTCATTGGCGACATTCATGGCCGCCTAGACCTGTTCGAGGCTTTGGTGCGTGCGATAGAGGAGGATGACAAGCAATCTGGCGCAGCCAATACAACCATCATCCTGCTTGGCGATCTAGTTGATCGCGGCCCGCAAAGCGCTGGCGTCATTCAATTGGCGCAGCTCTGGGAAGAATATCGCGATATCCGTTACCTTTTCGGTAATCACGAAGAGATGTTCCTCGATTCATTCGATGATCTGGAAGTCATGCGCCATTTCCTGAAGCATGGCGGCCGCGAAACAATCTTGAGCTACGGCGTGAGCGAAAAGGAGTTCAACAATTCTTCGACCGAAGAGCTGCAGAAGCTAATAAAGAAGAAGGTCCCCAAGAGCGATCGCAAGTTCCTCAAGCGGTTTGAAGATATGATCATCATTGGCGACTATGTGTTCGTCCATGCAGGGATCAATCCAAACCGCTCACTCGATGAGCAGAAGCCGCGGGAATTGCGCTGGATTCGGGACAAATTCCTCGATCATAAGGATCGGCATTCACACATCGTGGTCCACGGGCACACTATCACTGAAGAGATTGAAGAACGGAAGAACCGCATCGGTATCGATACCGGTGCCTACAAATTTGGCACATTGACCGCGCTGGTCCTAGAAGGCGACACAAGGCGCTATATGCAGGCGGTCGCAAAGAAGAAAAAAGGCGGCGCCAAGATCGTCCATTTGCAAGCGCAGGATGAAGGCCGAACATGA